TACGGCATCAATATTGTGGGGGAATTCCAGGAGATCGCCCTTTCTTCGGAGGCGCCCGTCAGATTGGCGGAGCGGTGCACGGTCTTCATGGAATCGGACCTGGTTTCCTATCACCAGAAAGGGGTGCAGCGGAACGACCTCATCGCGGGGTTGTGTTATGCCATTGTCTACAATTATCTGAATCGGGTGGTGGAGAAGCGGAAGGTCGGACAGCGGGTCATGTTTCTGGGGGGGCCGTCCCTGAACAAGGGGGTGGTGGCGGCCTTTGAAAATGTTCTGGGGCGTCCTGTTGTGGTGCCCAAGCACCGGGAGGTCCTGGGGGCCTATGGGGCCGCCCTCAGCGTTCAGGAAATGATGCGGCTTGAAAAGAGGGGCCAAACCGGCTTCAGGGGCCTGGACAGCGCCATCAATGACCGCATGGAGTTCACAGAAAAGATCTGCCATGCGGATCCCAATTGTCACAACCAGTGCAAGCTCAAGATCTATGATTTCGATGGCCGGCGAAGCGTGTGGGGCGGTGAGTGCGGCCGGTATGAACTGACGCGGGCCAGGGGGGGCGCAAAACCGGATTTCTTTGCCCTGAGACAGGAGATATGGGAGACCTATATGGCCGGGGTCTACCATGAACTGACGGATGGGCCTTTGATGGAGATCGACGGCCGTCAGACCATCGGGATGCAGCGGGCCCTGTACGGGCACCAGAACGCCGTTCTGTGGGCCCATTTTTTTGACAGACTGGGATACCGGCTCGTCCTGACGCCCCCCACCAATGCCCACATCTCAAAGGTGGGGATCGAGACCATGGTGGCCGAGACATGCTACCCGGTAAAGGTCTCTCACGGCCATGTGAAAGCGCTGATCAAGAAGACGGCCTATCTCTTTATACCGAGTATGATCGACATGGCCACCCCGACGCCGGATGAAAAGGGGTCTTTGTGTCCCATGGTTCAGGCCAATTCGTATATGGTCCGGATGGCCCTGGGCCTGGATCCTTCGACCATCCTGAATCCGGAGATCCACCTCAAACACGACCTTGATACCCTCGCCCTGGAGCTTACGGATCAGTTGAAATCCAAGCTCGGGGTGAGCCGGAAACATATCCGGGAGGCCCTTGCGTACGGTCTTGAAAGAGAGGCCCGGTTCAGACAGGCCCTTTACAGGAAAGGTTCGGAGATCCTGAAGGACCATGACCCTGAAATGCCGATGGTGGTGGTAACGGGCCGGCCGTACAATCTCTATGATGAGCGATTGAATCTGAGGTTGGGAAAAAACCTGGGCAAGATCGGCGTATCGGCCCTGCCGATGGATTTCGTGGATGTGTCCTCAGTGGATTTGTCGGACTTCCCCTCCATGTACTGGGGTTTGGGGGCCCAGATTCTGAGGACTGCGAAGGCGGTGGAACGCCACTCCTCCTGCTTCGGTCTTCATCTGACCAATTTCGGGTGCGGTGCGGACTCCTTTCTGGAGCACTTTTACCGGCACATCATGGGCGATAAGCCGTATCTGATCCTGGAACTGGACGAGCACAGCGCCGTGGCCGGGGCCATGACCCGGCTCGAGGCCTACAAGAATGTGATTGAAAACAGTCTGCAGAAACAGAAGACCGGCCGTGGGGCAGATCTGAAGATGGCAAATTAATGTTAGACTCCGATGAATGCGGATTGTCCCAAACGAAAGTGAAAAGTGAGTTGCGCCTGCCGGGATGAAGGAATCCTGGAACTTGGGACTTCGCCCCAATCCTTTGTGTGCTTTGTGCCTTTGTTTACCCCGTAGCTTCGGAAAATGGTACTGGGGTGTGAGTCCCGCGGTGGCGGGATTGGTTGCGGGTATCCACTTTAGACACTTTAGTCACTTTAGCTCACTTTAGTCACTTCTTTCTTGTAAGGATTTGTGATGGAATCAGCAAAAATTATCGATTTCCAGT
This genomic stretch from Deltaproteobacteria bacterium harbors:
- a CDS encoding acyl-CoA dehydratase activase; the protein is MGHKPKTRTQDLQKLYVGIDAGSVSINCMVIDDRRKIVFEAPYGRHLGRVDEGVMALVRGLYERFGEETIQSVSFTGNHGKELSGRLGAFYEFETISQVLGATFVRPNVRTVISMGGQETALFQITHPSTGGGSGETGWELEYFNTNGPCASGTGSFIDQQAQRLATAIYEEKTDISQDQIDRILTDFIRLGVTSTTPANVACRCTVFTKSDMIHLQNRGERLEDIIFGLHVGNARNYMSTIVSNRVLAEPILFVGGLSLNALQVKAFRAYFPDLIVPSHNTSIGALGVALQALASQDAGLSAAKNSRVTPGMLEELKTSRKISVPIAPRLALRETVFPDSNEIPNRPFGKTPRVCLGVDIGSTTTKYALIDEAGEIIHKNYVPTQGKPIEVTQGLLTYLRDRVGRKIDIVGTATTGSGRNVVGDFLNVDLIIDEITAHARGAVEIDREVDTIFEIGGQDSKYVYIANTYPLDFDMNKVCAAGTGSFLHELANKYGINIVGEFQEIALSSEAPVRLAERCTVFMESDLVSYHQKGVQRNDLIAGLCYAIVYNYLNRVVEKRKVGQRVMFLGGPSLNKGVVAAFENVLGRPVVVPKHREVLGAYGAALSVQEMMRLEKRGQTGFRGLDSAINDRMEFTEKICHADPNCHNQCKLKIYDFDGRRSVWGGECGRYELTRARGGAKPDFFALRQEIWETYMAGVYHELTDGPLMEIDGRQTIGMQRALYGHQNAVLWAHFFDRLGYRLVLTPPTNAHISKVGIETMVAETCYPVKVSHGHVKALIKKTAYLFIPSMIDMATPTPDEKGSLCPMVQANSYMVRMALGLDPSTILNPEIHLKHDLDTLALELTDQLKSKLGVSRKHIREALAYGLEREARFRQALYRKGSEILKDHDPEMPMVVVTGRPYNLYDERLNLRLGKNLGKIGVSALPMDFVDVSSVDLSDFPSMYWGLGAQILRTAKAVERHSSCFGLHLTNFGCGADSFLEHFYRHIMGDKPYLILELDEHSAVAGAMTRLEAYKNVIENSLQKQKTGRGADLKMAN